The Periplaneta americana isolate PAMFEO1 chromosome 9, P.americana_PAMFEO1_priV1, whole genome shotgun sequence genome contains a region encoding:
- the LOC138706135 gene encoding uncharacterized protein — translation MSQSLALCLLALIGSALCKEFIFVNNHGQTIWVGALGNSGLQPPANGGFTLGAGAQVSVSTDDSWAGRFWGRTGCSFDGSGIGPCDTGDCGNKLECAGAGGVPPVSLAEFTLTGWGGQDFYDVSLVDGYNIGVQIQPVNKGVDPNNPYGCGVAGCTASLNPGCPEGLKVYNGAGQVVACKSSCLAYNTDQYCCRGSYGTPQTCNPNDWPVNSASYFKQNCPAAYSYAYDDTTSTYTCTDTAYRIIFW, via the exons ATGTCGCAATCACTGGCTCTCTGTCTTCTGGCCCTCATCGGCTCCGCTCTCTGCAAGGAGTTCATCTTTGTTAACAACCATGGCCAGACTATCTGGGTAGGAGCTCTGGGCAATTCCGGACTTCAACCCCCTGCAAACGGTGGGTTCACTCTTGGAGCTGGAGCACAG GTAAGCGTCTCAACGGACGACTCTTGGGCAGGCCGATTCTGGGGCAGAACTGGCTGCAGCTTCGACGGCAGTGGAATCGGTCCATGTGACACAGGCGACTGCGGCAACAAGCTCGAATGTGCAGGTGCGGGCGGAGTCCCACCCGTCTCCTTGGCTGAGTTCACCCTCACCGGATGGGGTGGCCAGGACTTCTATGACGTCAGTCTCGTAGACGGTTACAACATTGGAGTACAG aTTCAACCCGTCAACAAAGGAGTTGACCCTAACAACCCATACGGCTGCGGTGTAGCTGGATGTACCGCCAGTTTGAACCCTGGCTGTCCTGAAGGCCTGAAGGTCTACAATGGTGCAGGTCAAGTAGTGGCTTGCAAGAGTTCCTGTCTCGCCTACAACACCGACCAGTACTGTTGCAGAGGTAGCTACGGCACTCCTCAGACGTGCAACCCCAACGACTGGCCTGTGAACTCTGCATCCTACTTCAAGCAGAACTGCCCAGCTGCCTACAGTTACGCCTACGATGACACTACTAGCACCTACACGTGTACCGACACCGCATATAGGATTATCTTCTGGTAG